One genomic window of Methanosalsum zhilinae DSM 4017 includes the following:
- a CDS encoding RPA family protein: MSDREVAQRVFAKELNDSILSIESGSSDSNKNNARSPNYLVTPLGTKVNRLFAVGVITEVDNIGTDNDIWRARMVDPSGAFTIYAGQYQQEAAVFLSGIDTPVFVSVVGKARMYEPGDGSKFISIRPEAINRATEYMRDRWVIDTVELTTERMNIISDLILLDTDQIVGYFDENGISSDIAEGIRIALEKYNTGQDYLSEMRNMLLECLKSVEPTEAESPKDINEKIILRILNEMDQGRGVIYEKLMDTAKQHGLSEEQIDEATSSVLSKGKCYEPRIGILKPV, from the coding sequence ATGTCTGACCGGGAAGTTGCACAAAGGGTGTTTGCAAAAGAGTTAAATGATTCTATATTGAGTATTGAATCAGGTTCATCTGATTCAAATAAGAACAATGCACGCTCTCCAAATTACCTTGTAACTCCATTGGGTACGAAGGTCAACCGACTCTTTGCCGTGGGTGTCATTACTGAAGTCGATAACATAGGGACAGATAATGATATATGGAGGGCAAGAATGGTTGACCCCTCAGGAGCATTTACTATATATGCAGGACAGTATCAACAGGAAGCAGCTGTCTTTTTATCTGGAATTGACACTCCTGTTTTTGTATCAGTTGTGGGGAAAGCCCGTATGTATGAACCCGGAGATGGTTCAAAATTCATTTCTATTCGTCCTGAGGCCATAAACCGGGCAACTGAGTATATGAGAGATAGATGGGTGATTGATACTGTAGAGCTGACAACTGAAAGAATGAATATAATCTCAGATCTGATATTACTTGATACTGACCAGATTGTCGGGTATTTTGATGAAAATGGAATCTCTTCAGATATTGCAGAAGGTATCCGGATAGCTCTTGAAAAATATAACACTGGGCAAGACTATTTGAGTGAGATGAGAAATATGTTGCTGGAATGTTTAAAATCAGTTGAACCAACCGAAGCTGAATCCCCAAAGGATATCAATGAAAAAATAATTCTCAGGATTTTAAATGAAATGGATCAAGGCAGGGGAGTTATCTATGAAAAACTCATGGATACAGCAAAGCAGCATGGTTTATCTGAAGAACAAATAGATGAAGCAACCAGTTCTGTCCTGTCCAAAGGAAAATGCTATGAGCCCAGGATAGGTATATTGAAGCCGGTATAA
- a CDS encoding 4Fe-4S binding protein: MAKKNKRIEQSDICIGCGICVSICPVNTKLEKKDEFDPDDAQLAIKVYSGKAVLDEETCIACGACARICPVESLTIIEIPSE, from the coding sequence ATGGCAAAAAAAAATAAAAGAATCGAACAATCAGATATTTGCATAGGATGTGGAATATGTGTTTCTATATGTCCGGTTAATACAAAACTTGAGAAAAAAGATGAATTTGATCCGGATGATGCACAACTTGCCATCAAAGTATATAGCGGTAAAGCAGTACTGGATGAAGAAACATGTATTGCCTGTGGTGCATGTGCCCGTATCTGCCCAGTGGAATCACTGACAATAATAGAGATCCCGTCTGAATAA
- a CDS encoding Single-stranded DNA binding protein: MNEKIAPHIEELTRALGISRNQAQKELEILLNYRVPLDEAKRTVIRKFRSSSGSTLKNIGELSPGLSGIDIKGRIINVKQKNVNVKGKRSVIYSGVIADRTGACSFTSWDGHPLNKGDAVHLNNTLTRIWNNRLEINIGKLSSINLLPDNLIPPVEDLLEILEKKIRDIDISDLFVTSTVIILKMYHRNIKEGDREMTIIEGVIGDETGKLPFISRMMDVDIGNVIRFENASVEVFKGLPSINLDENAEVEILDPRLDGILTFESVSGVPEPTKIADILNKNGVFDAVAIGNIISVRPGSGIINRCPECNRVILKNTCRSHGVVDGIKDMRIKIIIDDGTGPLLVMLDRDISETVYGRSMHEVGEMVKRTMSHDQVVEDVKNVLIGKYIAVRGNASRTDFGMILVADSAWFPEDDLCGRIERIYEKLSLLGAKLDV, from the coding sequence ATGAATGAAAAAATAGCGCCCCACATTGAAGAATTAACCCGGGCACTTGGAATAAGCAGGAATCAGGCACAGAAGGAGCTTGAAATTTTACTCAATTATCGTGTACCACTTGATGAGGCAAAGCGTACTGTGATACGAAAGTTCAGGTCTTCGTCAGGCTCGACACTGAAAAATATTGGAGAGCTTTCACCGGGGCTAAGTGGTATTGATATTAAGGGCAGGATAATCAACGTTAAACAGAAGAATGTTAATGTAAAAGGGAAGAGATCAGTGATCTATTCAGGAGTTATTGCTGATAGAACAGGTGCATGCTCTTTTACCTCATGGGATGGTCATCCATTGAATAAAGGGGACGCTGTTCATTTAAATAATACTCTTACACGTATATGGAATAATCGCCTTGAAATAAATATTGGAAAACTTTCCAGCATAAATTTACTTCCGGATAATTTGATCCCTCCGGTGGAGGATCTGCTGGAAATTCTGGAAAAAAAGATCAGGGATATTGATATTTCTGATCTTTTTGTAACTTCTACAGTAATCATTTTAAAAATGTATCACAGGAACATCAAAGAAGGAGATCGGGAGATGACAATAATTGAAGGTGTAATTGGTGATGAGACCGGAAAACTTCCATTTATCTCCAGAATGATGGATGTTGATATAGGGAATGTTATACGCTTTGAGAACGCATCAGTTGAGGTTTTTAAAGGTCTACCCTCTATAAACCTGGATGAGAATGCAGAAGTTGAAATATTGGATCCCAGGCTGGATGGTATACTGACTTTTGAGTCGGTGAGCGGAGTTCCTGAACCTACAAAAATTGCAGATATCTTAAATAAAAATGGAGTATTTGATGCAGTTGCAATTGGAAACATTATTTCCGTCAGGCCGGGTTCTGGAATTATTAACAGATGTCCTGAATGTAACCGTGTGATCTTGAAAAACACATGTAGGTCCCATGGTGTGGTTGATGGTATAAAGGATATGCGCATTAAGATTATTATCGATGATGGTACAGGGCCGCTTCTTGTAATGCTTGACAGGGATATTTCAGAAACTGTATATGGCAGGTCAATGCATGAGGTAGGAGAAATGGTTAAAAGGACAATGTCTCATGACCAGGTTGTTGAAGATGTCAAAAATGTCCTTATTGGTAAATATATAGCAGTTAGGGGAAATGCATCCAGGACTGATTTTGGAATGATACTGGTAGCAGATTCTGCATGGTTTCCCGAAGATGATCTATGTGGAAGAATTGAGAGGATATATGAAAAGCTGAGCCTCCTGGGGGCCAAACTTGATGTCTGA
- a CDS encoding histone family protein, translating to MIPFAPVERLIRSAGAERVSETAAIALTDMLEEYGLEISKEAIKLAHHAGRKTVKAEDIKLAKEML from the coding sequence ATAATACCATTTGCACCTGTTGAACGCCTTATAAGAAGTGCTGGTGCAGAAAGAGTCAGTGAAACAGCTGCTATTGCTCTTACAGACATGCTTGAAGAATATGGACTTGAGATTTCAAAAGAAGCAATAAAACTGGCACATCATGCCGGTAGAAAAACAGTCAAGGCAGAAGATATAAAACTGGCAAAAGAAATGTTGTGA
- the purS gene encoding phosphoribosylformylglycinamidine synthase subunit PurS, with translation MEYCAEITVQLKKGMLDPEGTTIRRALEHLGYQTSEVKSAKKYIITLSSDSIENARKTVDEMCQRMIANPVIHDYTISMREI, from the coding sequence ATGGAGTATTGTGCAGAGATAACAGTTCAACTAAAAAAAGGGATGCTTGATCCTGAAGGCACTACTATCAGACGTGCTCTGGAACACCTGGGATATCAGACCAGTGAAGTGAAGTCTGCAAAAAAATATATTATAACACTGAGTTCAGATTCGATAGAGAATGCCAGAAAGACTGTGGATGAAATGTGTCAGAGGATGATTGCAAATCCAGTAATCCATGACTATACTATCAGTATGAGGGAAATTTAA
- a CDS encoding COG2426 family protein, with the protein MSIQDLLIQWLSSVPSWLSTILLSTVPLGELRFSIPVAITIYGMDPVMVYILAVIGNLIPVIILLVYLEPVSQYLRRFKIFDIFFTWLFERTRVKHTERYEKYGTLALTFFVAIPLPVTGAWTACVAAFVFGIKFTNALLAISLGVLIAGIIVTLVTLMGIDVISFFWSFN; encoded by the coding sequence ATGTCAATACAGGATCTATTAATTCAGTGGCTGTCTTCTGTACCGTCATGGCTGTCTACTATTTTACTCAGTACTGTACCTCTTGGTGAACTGAGGTTCTCTATTCCGGTTGCAATAACGATATATGGAATGGATCCGGTAATGGTCTATATACTTGCTGTGATCGGTAATTTGATCCCTGTGATAATTCTGTTAGTTTATCTGGAGCCTGTATCACAATACCTGCGCAGGTTCAAAATATTTGATATATTTTTCACATGGTTATTTGAAAGGACCCGGGTGAAACATACAGAAAGGTATGAAAAATATGGTACATTAGCACTTACTTTTTTTGTGGCAATACCTCTGCCCGTAACTGGGGCATGGACAGCGTGCGTTGCAGCATTTGTATTCGGGATAAAATTTACCAATGCTCTGCTTGCGATATCACTGGGTGTGCTTATTGCTGGAATTATTGTAACACTGGTTACTTTGATGGGTATTGATGTGATCAGTTTTTTTTGGTCTTTTAATTGA
- a CDS encoding CDP-alcohol phosphatidyltransferase family protein, translating into MTKQKQITIREEGIIIFNQLKSTIRSSIIPIAKFVPLSPNTLTFLGFAISVLAAGMFANGFLIIGGIFVLLSGVFDLLDGAVARVNNSITTFGGFLDSVCDRYADAIVFAGVIYGSITGSIAINSHALGMPLWFWCILALIGSYIVSYTRSRAEAEGAINMNIGLAERSERMILLSIGAFTGFLTIAIVIIALITHITIVQRILHARKYLE; encoded by the coding sequence GTGACAAAACAAAAACAAATAACTATCAGAGAAGAGGGGATTATTATATTCAATCAGCTTAAATCTACAATCAGATCTTCTATAATTCCTATTGCAAAATTTGTACCCCTATCTCCCAATACACTAACCTTTCTTGGTTTTGCTATAAGTGTACTGGCTGCCGGAATGTTTGCAAATGGTTTTCTGATCATAGGTGGAATATTTGTACTTTTAAGTGGTGTGTTTGATCTTCTGGATGGGGCTGTTGCAAGGGTAAATAACAGTATCACAACATTTGGTGGCTTTCTTGATTCAGTATGTGATAGATATGCTGATGCAATTGTTTTTGCAGGAGTTATCTATGGATCTATTACCGGTAGTATAGCTATCAATTCTCATGCTCTTGGAATGCCTCTATGGTTCTGGTGCATCCTGGCTTTGATTGGGTCATATATTGTCAGTTATACACGTTCCAGAGCTGAGGCGGAGGGTGCGATTAATATGAATATAGGTCTTGCAGAGAGATCCGAGAGAATGATCTTACTTTCTATAGGTGCATTTACCGGCTTTCTTACAATTGCGATCGTTATTATAGCTCTAATAACCCATATTACAATAGTACAGAGAATATTGCATGCCAGAAAATATCTAGAGTGA